From Acidimicrobiales bacterium, one genomic window encodes:
- a CDS encoding LysM peptidoglycan-binding domain-containing protein, translated as MYPHHQIWRPLALMSALVAATVFATSTITVSPGDTLSEIAERHDVTVSDLMDWNDIDDPDRIVAGETLIVSAPEGSSTPATSGTGAGTHVVTAGDTLSAIAARFGTSIARLIAANQLANPDRIYVGQRLALTTAAPTTTTPAPARTHTVVAGDTLGTIAAAYNVKTGVLAADNGIANPDLIVVGMVLTIGAPAPTTPAPVSAPAPTPPSTPTNARPADEVLLAPIFARWAGVYNVPQDLLEAIAWKESDWTPGAVGPSGHQGIMQLSPATIELIEGGLLGRDMDPLDADNGVQMGARFLRYLLDRTDSEREAVAAWRQGLGSVQANGINSTGGGYADAIEEIRRQRG; from the coding sequence GTGTACCCCCACCACCAGATCTGGCGCCCGCTGGCGCTGATGAGCGCGCTGGTCGCTGCGACGGTGTTCGCCACGTCGACGATCACCGTCAGCCCCGGCGACACCCTCTCGGAGATCGCCGAACGTCACGACGTGACCGTCTCGGACCTGATGGACTGGAACGACATCGACGACCCCGATCGCATCGTCGCCGGGGAGACCCTCATCGTCTCGGCTCCCGAGGGCTCGTCGACGCCCGCCACATCCGGCACGGGCGCGGGCACCCACGTCGTCACGGCCGGCGACACCCTGTCGGCCATCGCGGCGCGGTTCGGCACGTCGATCGCCCGGCTGATCGCCGCGAACCAGCTCGCGAACCCCGACCGGATCTACGTGGGTCAGCGACTGGCGCTCACCACGGCAGCACCGACGACCACGACGCCCGCGCCCGCCCGCACCCACACCGTCGTCGCGGGTGACACCCTCGGTACCATCGCCGCCGCCTACAACGTGAAGACAGGGGTGCTCGCCGCCGACAACGGCATCGCGAACCCCGATCTGATCGTGGTCGGCATGGTGCTGACGATCGGCGCACCGGCTCCCACGACGCCGGCCCCCGTGTCGGCGCCGGCGCCGACGCCGCCATCGACACCGACGAACGCCCGTCCCGCCGACGAGGTGCTTCTGGCACCGATCTTCGCCCGCTGGGCAGGCGTCTACAACGTCCCCCAGGATCTCCTCGAGGCGATCGCGTGGAAGGAGTCGGACTGGACCCCCGGCGCCGTGGGGCCCAGCGGGCATCAAGGCATCATGCAGCTCAGCCCGGCGACAATCGAGCTGATCGAAGGTGGCCTGCTCGGTCGCGACATGGATCCCCTCGACGCCGACAACGGCGTCCAGATGGGTGCCCGCTTCCTTCGCTACCTGCTGGATCGCACCGACAGCGAACGCGAAGCAGTGGCCGCCTGGCGGCAAGGTCTGGGCAGCGTCCAGGCCAACGGCATCAACTCGACCGGAGGCGGATATGCCGACGCGATCGAGGAAATCCGCCGCCAACGGGGCTGA
- a CDS encoding FAD-dependent thymidylate synthase codes for MTVYIAEEFTAEEADILRRYFTNLDQPVFALVNLPEVVKGALFARYSRSPLSLRRLFLQEFVGDLDIEGDQTIDATVGLRRAEELYDKVFFEYGDDSVAQLGGVHLACEQASNVLTKVLEWGRLMAYLEQSTRYIAYDQRLGGRYRYYRDPDILGNSLGTRYIADMDRIFDAYSSLVPQMQEFFKATTPKDPADSDFAYRTAIKARALDAIRGMLPASSLSNLGIYGTGQAYEALLLRMRSHPLPESRAYADMMLTELRKVVPSFLKRVDLPDRGGRTSAYLADVRDSMDAVVDNLFGDETGGAVDDDVVELVDFDPDGEIKTVAAMLYPHTSLSETTIEARVRAMSVEDRLDVIKAYVGHRENRRQRPGRAFERTDYRFDVLSDYGAFRDLQRHRMLTIDWQPLSPRHGYVLPDAVRAAGVEDEFRGAMERSASLHDALLAQHPDQAAYAVSLAYRVRYSMQFNAREAMHMLELRTTPQGHEAYRRVCQRMHTAIAETAGHRALAEAMRFVDHSGEPALGRLDSERRAEERRRSRDLG; via the coding sequence ATGACGGTCTACATCGCCGAGGAGTTCACCGCCGAAGAGGCCGACATCCTCCGCCGCTACTTCACGAACCTCGACCAGCCGGTCTTCGCTCTGGTCAATCTGCCCGAGGTCGTGAAGGGCGCGCTGTTCGCCCGCTACTCCCGTTCGCCGCTGAGCCTCCGCCGGCTGTTCCTCCAGGAATTCGTGGGCGACCTCGACATCGAGGGCGACCAGACCATCGACGCGACCGTCGGCCTGCGCCGGGCCGAAGAACTCTACGACAAGGTCTTCTTCGAGTACGGCGACGACAGCGTGGCTCAACTCGGCGGCGTCCACCTCGCCTGTGAACAGGCCAGCAACGTGCTCACCAAGGTGCTCGAGTGGGGTCGGCTCATGGCCTATCTCGAACAGAGCACCCGCTACATCGCCTACGACCAACGACTGGGCGGGCGCTATCGCTACTACCGCGACCCCGACATCCTCGGCAACTCCCTCGGTACCCGCTACATCGCCGACATGGACCGCATCTTCGACGCCTATTCGAGTCTCGTTCCGCAGATGCAGGAGTTCTTCAAGGCCACCACGCCCAAGGACCCCGCCGACAGCGACTTCGCGTACCGCACCGCCATCAAGGCACGCGCGCTCGACGCCATCCGCGGCATGTTGCCGGCATCGTCGCTGTCCAATCTCGGGATCTACGGCACCGGCCAGGCCTACGAGGCGCTGCTCCTGCGGATGCGTTCGCACCCGCTGCCCGAGAGCCGCGCCTACGCCGACATGATGCTCACCGAACTCCGCAAGGTCGTGCCCTCGTTCCTGAAGCGAGTCGACCTTCCCGATCGGGGCGGTCGCACCAGCGCGTACCTCGCCGACGTCCGGGACTCCATGGATGCAGTCGTCGACAATCTGTTCGGCGACGAGACCGGGGGAGCGGTCGACGACGATGTCGTCGAGCTCGTCGACTTCGATCCCGACGGCGAGATCAAGACCGTCGCGGCCATGTTGTATCCCCACACCTCGTTGTCGGAGACGACCATCGAGGCCCGGGTGCGGGCGATGTCGGTCGAGGACCGTCTCGACGTCATCAAGGCCTACGTGGGTCACCGTGAGAATCGTCGCCAACGCCCCGGCCGCGCGTTCGAGCGCACCGACTACCGCTTCGATGTCCTCTCCGACTACGGCGCCTTCCGCGACCTGCAACGGCACCGGATGCTCACCATCGACTGGCAGCCGCTGTCGCCCCGCCACGGCTACGTGTTGCCCGATGCGGTCCGTGCCGCCGGGGTCGAGGACGAGTTCCGGGGCGCGATGGAGCGCTCTGCGTCGCTGCACGACGCGCTGCTCGCGCAACACCCCGACCAGGCGGCCTACGCGGTCTCGTTGGCCTACCGGGTGCGCTACTCGATGCAGTTCAATGCCCGAGAAGCAATGCACATGCTGGAGTTGCGCACCACACCCCAGGGCCACGAGGCCTATCGCCGTGTGTGCCAGCGCATGCACACGGCAATCGCTGAAACTGCAGGCCATCGGGCCCTCGCCGAGGCGATGCGCTTCGTCGACCACTCCGGCGAGCCGGCCCTCGGTCGGCTCGATTCCGAGCGCCGCGCCGAAGAGCGTCGCCGCAGTCGCGATCTGGGCTGA
- a CDS encoding M20 family metallopeptidase: MDVIEAKQRIRDEIDRLTPTLLEVSHQIHANPELNFEEHFAHELLTGVLTDEGLSVEQGAYDMPTAFDARVGTAGSTIAVCCEYDALPGIGHACGHNIIAAAGLGAGLAAATVAEALGGRLAILGTPAEEGGGGKEFMIRRGAFDDVDAAMMVHPADHDLRWMQTIAIHTLDVEYHGRAAHAAAAPQKGRNALDAAVLGYNNIAALRQHILPDERIHGVFTESGDKPNIVPERAAAEWYVRSTDMASLEPLKARVLACLEAGAMAAGCSMQHHWNDPPFLDMVDNTPLLDLYCANAGEIGRAVAEPDPTSIVAGSTDMGNVSHVVPAIHPMIKVAPQGCAIHTPDFAGHARSEAGDRAVIDGALSMALTIVDLWADGESLQSVRDAFPENQ, from the coding sequence ATGGACGTGATCGAGGCCAAGCAGAGGATCCGCGACGAGATCGATCGTCTGACACCGACGCTGCTCGAGGTCTCCCATCAGATCCACGCGAATCCCGAGCTCAATTTCGAGGAGCACTTCGCCCACGAACTACTCACCGGCGTGCTCACCGACGAGGGACTCTCGGTCGAACAGGGCGCCTACGACATGCCCACCGCCTTCGATGCACGCGTCGGCACCGCCGGTTCGACCATCGCCGTCTGCTGCGAATACGACGCCCTGCCCGGTATCGGTCACGCGTGCGGCCACAACATCATCGCCGCCGCCGGACTCGGCGCCGGGCTCGCGGCGGCGACCGTCGCCGAGGCCCTGGGCGGTCGCCTCGCCATCCTCGGCACACCGGCCGAAGAGGGGGGAGGGGGCAAGGAGTTCATGATCCGCCGCGGCGCGTTCGACGATGTCGACGCGGCGATGATGGTGCACCCGGCCGACCACGACCTGCGCTGGATGCAGACGATCGCCATCCACACACTCGACGTCGAATACCACGGTCGGGCCGCCCACGCCGCCGCCGCACCCCAGAAGGGCCGCAACGCGCTCGACGCGGCCGTGCTCGGCTACAACAACATCGCGGCGTTGCGTCAACACATCCTGCCCGACGAGCGCATCCACGGCGTGTTCACCGAGAGCGGCGACAAGCCCAACATCGTGCCCGAGCGGGCCGCCGCCGAGTGGTACGTGCGCTCGACCGACATGGCATCACTCGAGCCGCTCAAGGCCCGTGTGTTGGCGTGCCTCGAGGCCGGCGCGATGGCCGCCGGATGTTCGATGCAACATCACTGGAACGATCCGCCGTTCCTCGACATGGTCGACAACACCCCGCTGCTCGACCTGTATTGCGCCAATGCCGGTGAGATCGGTCGGGCGGTGGCGGAGCCCGACCCCACATCGATCGTCGCCGGAAGCACCGACATGGGAAACGTCTCCCATGTCGTGCCCGCGATCCATCCGATGATCAAGGTCGCACCGCAGGGTTGCGCGATCCACACGCCCGACTTCGCCGGCCATGCCCGCAGCGAGGCCGGCGACCGTGCCGTGATCGACGGGGCCCTCTCGATGGCCCTCACGATCGTCGACCTCTGGGCCGACGGCGAATCCCTGCAATCGGTCCGCGACGCCTTCCCAGAGAACCAATAG